From the Carettochelys insculpta isolate YL-2023 chromosome 27, ASM3395843v1, whole genome shotgun sequence genome, one window contains:
- the SAXO5 gene encoding stabilizer of axonemal microtubules 5 isoform X1: protein MRPRQGKMSASVQSLIPAPLTGIPFLRTSHFQIGFDRRPQGSVVESPFRTDFPPLWGNYKPEPVLLPSSKGVLNQDINKVWETCSETHLAFPVRSLAQKPKICPPESHLQMHADSQAKIFTSAARESYPWPDVTLQGPASIRGDYSKEEDHFSSGDEDKLKLLPSVYRFSYPAYEMLQPIVKAPCRHLGGIPTIKGDRRSYYGTSYQAQFEGGWIPPVKSCGKGKSSIVFGDTRSSISSSEGKHAYTVQDMRNHRVYDKEHAAFHIHRTNIKPGDGRTRFLTVTLESFPLCERAPMKVTCPSKRTSSSLRGDEDQERSRERATTTTSRFFHTQMDIGDRPPQPDMSLSRLQTKVLLGDKHLNACFFSTTQHSDYQPPPKSQKETSSSKSHLQSHLPLNYPTGKGAVTTTQGMLVPHRQQTLRPSEESLQQIKYSHLVPPWKGQCFFGTEHQEEFTPKYDGPVNICGGNFQVSSIPLGTLKKYSAQRQMVFAT, encoded by the exons ATGCGGCCCCGCCAG GGGAAAATGTCAGCAAGTGTCCAGTCTTTgatcccagccccactcacagGCATTCCCTTCTTACGGACATCACATTTTCAGATAGGATTTGACCGCAGACCTCAAGGAAGTGTTGTTGAATCTCCTTTCCGCACTGATTTCCCTCCCTTATGgggcaattacaaaccagaacCAGTTCTGCTTCCAAGTTCCAAGGGTGTTTTGAATCAGGATATAAATAAAGTCTGGGAAACCTGTTCAGAAACCCACCTGGCATTTCCAGTAAGGTCCCTGGCACAGAAGCCCAAAATTTGTCCACCAGAATCGCACCTCCAAATGCATGCAGATTCCCAGGCCAAAATTTTCACCTCAGCTGCAAGGGAAAGCTATCCCTGGCCAGATGTGACTCTGCAGGGACCAGCCTCCATCAGAGGGGATTACAGTAAGGAGGAAGATCATTTTTCCAGTGGAGATGAAGACAAACTGAAGCTCCTGCCTTCTGTCTATcgtttttcatatccagcatatGAGATGCTCCAGCCCATTGTCAAAGCACCATGCAGGCATCTAG GGGGAATTCCCACAATTAAAGGTGACAGACGCTCCTACTATGGCACTTCTTATCAAGCACAGTTTGAGGGTGGCTGGATCCCGCCTGTGAAATCCTGTGGCAAG GGCAAGTCTTCCATTGTGTTTGGAGACACCaggagcagcatcagcagcagtgaGGGGAAACATGCCTACACTGTCCAGGACATGAGGAACCACAG AGTCTATGACAAGGAGCATGCTGCCTTCCACATACACAGGACGAACATCAAGCCAGGGGATGGTCGCACAAGATTCCTTACTGTGACATTGGAGTCATTCCCACTGTGCGAGCGAG CCCCCATGAAAGTTACGTGTCCAAGCAAACGGACTTCATCGAGCCTCAGAGGTGATGAAGACCAGGAGAGGAGTCGAGAACGTGCGACCACCACCACTAGCCGATTTTTCCACACCCAG atggacataggagaccgTCCACCTCAGCCAGATATGTCACTATCGAGACTACAAACAAAAGTGCTCCTGGGTGACAAACATTTAAATGCCTGTTTCTTCAGCACAACACAGCACTCAGATTATCAGCCACCACCCAAGAGCCAGAAGGAGACCTCCAGCAGCAAAAGCCacctccagagccacctgcccttaAATTATCCAA CAGGTAAAGGAGCTGTCACAACCACACAGGGTATGTTGGTCCCACACAGACAGCAAACACTCCGGCCCTCCGAGGAGTCATTGCAGCAG ATTAAATACTCTCATCTGGTTCCACCATGGAAGGGGCAGTGCTTCTTTGGAACTGAACATCAAGAGGAATTCACCCCCAAATATGATGGCCCTGTGAATATATGTGGGGGGAACTTCCAAGTGAGCAGCATCCCCCTGGGCACCCTGAAGAAATACAGTGCCCAAAGGCAGATGGTCTTTGCAACATAA
- the PEX11G gene encoding peroxisomal membrane protein 11C isoform X1, translated as MSVTRHENRKSCSSSGSMNIQLFHKPGHADSLLTQLNLLRKRCLFTDVVLRAGSQAFPCHRAVLASCSRYFDAMFSGGLKESRDTEVNFHDSLHPEVLELLLDYTYSARVLINEENAESLLEAGDMLQFQDLRDAAADFLEKNLHPANCLNMLLLADAHCCKRLRELAWRMALAHFAALCQTEDFLRLPKDELLELVESEELEVEDESLVYEAVLGWIRYDLPQRHEDLPQLLRSVRLALLPESYLRNQVATEELVTSHKLGGEIVANAVRCKMKLLQNDGLVTGLCAQPRKVSQALLLLGGQTFVCDKIYMVDRQTSQIIPHTDIPSPRKECSACALGCRVYVTGGKGSTNGASKDVWVYDTLHDEWAKAAPMLVARFGHGSAELDQCLYVVGGHTAASSSFPASPSVSLKQVELYDPHSDKWSLVAPLREGVSNAAVVGTKRKLFVFGGTSVSQEKLPKVQCFDTAQNRWTTPASCPQPWRYTAAAVMGNHVIVIGGDTEFSASSAYRFHSDTYQWSKFGDVTTKRISCRAVTTGNRLYVVGGYCGAQRCKTLDCYDPSSDTWSSVSTVPYSLIPTAFVSTWTYLSA; from the coding sequence ATGTCAGTCACCAGGCACGAGAACCGCAagtcctgctccagctctggctccatgaACATCCAGCTCTTCCACAAGCCAGGCCACGCCGATAGCCTCCTGACTCAGCTCAACCTACTGCGCAAGCGGTGCCTCTTCACCGATGTGGTGCTgcgagcagggagccaggctttCCCCTGCCACCGGGCTGTGCTGGCCTCCTGCAGCCGGTACTTCGATGCCATGTTCAGCGGGGGCCTGAAGGAGAGCAGAGATACCGAAGTCAACTTCCATGACTCCCTGcacccagaggtgctggagctgctgctggactaCACCTACTCAGCCCGGGTGCTGATCAACGAGGAGAACGCGGAGTCCCTGCTGGAGGCTGGTGACATGCTGCAGTTCCAGGACCTCCGTGACGCTGCAGCAGACTTCCTGGAGAAGAACCTGCACCCAGCCAACTGCCTGAACATGTTGCTGCTGGCAGACGCCCACTGCTGCAAGAGGCTCCGGGAGCTGGCCTGGAGGATGGCGCTGGCCCACTTCGCTGCTCTCTGCCAGACAGAGGACTTTCTGCGCCTGCCCAAGGAcgagctgctggagctggtggagagcgaggagctggaggtggaggacGAGAGCCTGGTGTATGAGGCGGTCCTGGGCTGGATCCGGTACGACTTACCCCAGCGGCACGAGGACTTGCCTCAGCTGTTGCGCTCAGTTCGTCTCGCCCTCCTGCCAGAGTCTTATCTGCGGAACCAGGTGGCCACGGAAGAGCTGGTGACTAGCCACAAGTTGGGCGGGGAGATCGTGGCCAACGCAGTGCGCTGCAAGATGAAGCTCCTTCAGAACGACGGGCTGGTGACAGGTTTATGTGCCCAGCCCCGGAAGGTcagtcaggccctgctgctgctcggggGCCAGACCTTCGTGTGCGACAAAATCTACATGGTGGACCGCCAAACCAGTCAGATAATCCCCCACACTGACATCCCCAGCCCTCGCAAGGAGTGCAGCGCCTGTGCCCTCGGCTGCCGAGTGTATGTCACCGGTGGCAAGGGCTCCACGAACGGTGCCTCCAAAGACGTCTGGGTCTACGACACGCTGCACGATGAGTGGGCCAAAGCTGCGCCCATGCTGGTGGCCCGCTTTGGCCATGGCTCTGCTGAGCTGGACCAATGTCTGTACGTGGTGGGCGGCCACACGGCAGCCAGTAGCTCCTTCCCAGCTTCGCCCTCTGTTTCTCTCAAGCAGGTCGAGCTCTATGACCCTCACTCAGACAAGTGGTCCCTGGTGGCCCCGCTCCGGGAGGGGGTGAGCAATGCGGCTGTGGTGGGCACCAAGAGGAAACTCTTTGTCTTTGGGGGCACCAGTGTGAGCCAGGAGAAGCTGCCCAAAGTGCAGTGCTTTGACACTGCCCAGAACCGCTGGACCACGCCTGCCAGCTGTCCTCAGCCCTGGCGCTACACAGCTGCTGCCGTGATGGGCAACCATGTGATTGTGATAGGGGGGGACACAGAGTTCTCGGCCAGCTCTGCGTACCGCTTCCACAGTGACACCTATCAGTGGTCCAAGTTTGGGGATGTGACCACCAAGCGTATCAGCTGTCGTGCCGTCACCACAGGGAACAGGCTCTACGTGGTTGGGGGCTATTGCGGTGCCCAGCGCTGCAAGACTTTGGACTGCTATGACCCCTCCTCCGACACCTGGAGCAGCGTCAGCACAGTGCCTTACTCCCTCATCCCAACTGCCTTTGTCAGCACCTGGACGTACCTGTCTGCCTGA
- the PEX11G gene encoding peroxisomal membrane protein 11C isoform X2, with amino-acid sequence MVVAASLLGDLVSVLDSYRGRDRVIRTLCYGCQLAGGVLARKGPRESEMGRRLLAVSAQLSHCRTVLRLFDDLAMLAYSRQYGLGAKEEDAIVRCVSVLNNLADQLYYPCEHLAWAADADIIRTNSHKWWTLSTAFWGLSLVLGIIRSLRILFQLRRKMRSYTGEASEQIQKEMDAQVKSEVLSILSSMADLSNAVHWLPPGFLWAGQFPPWVVGLMGTISSLIGIYQTSVGAGSGTV; translated from the exons ATGGTGGTGGCTGCGAGCCTGCTCGGAGACCTGGTCTCGGTGCTGGACTCGTACCGGGGCCGCGACCGCGTG ATCCGCACCCTGTGCTATggctgccagctggctgggggggtcCTGGCCCGGAAAGGTCCCAGAGAGTCAGAGATGGGCAGGAGGCTCCTGGCTGTGTCAGCCCAGCTGAGCCACTGCCGGACGGTGCTGCGCCTCTTTGATGACCTCGCCATGCTCGCCTACAGCCGCCAGTATGGGCTGGGCGCTAAG GAAGAAGATGCCATTGTCCGCTGTGTCTCTGTCCTAAATAACCTGGCTGATCAGCTCTACTACCCCTGTGAGCATCTAGCATGGGCTGCTGATGCTGATATTATTCGCACAAACTCACACAAGTGGTGGACATTAAGCACAGCTTTCTGGGGGCTCTCCCTAGTCCTGGGCATTATACG GTCTCTCCGAATTCTGTTTCAGCTAAGAAGAAAGATGAGAAGTTACACTGG TGAAGCCTCAGAGCAGATCCAAAAGGAAATGGATGCCCAAGTGAAATCTGAAGTCTTAAGCATCCTCAGCAGTATGGCAGATCTCTCCAATGCTGTCCACTGGCTGCCTCCAGGATTTCTTTGGGCTGGACAGTTTCCTCCATGGGTAGTGGGTCTCATGGGGACTATATCTTCTTTGATTGGGATCTACCAAACATCTGTAGGGGCAGGTTCTGGGACTGTGTGA
- the SAXO5 gene encoding stabilizer of axonemal microtubules 5 isoform X2 → MRPRQGKMSASVQSLIPAPLTGIPFLRTSHFQIGFDRRPQGSVVESPFRTDFPPLWGNYKPEPVLLPSSKGVLNQDINKVWETCSETHLAFPVRSLAQKPKICPPESHLQMHADSQAKIFTSAARESYPWPDVTLQGPASIRGDYSKEEDHFSSGDEDKLKLLPSVYRFSYPAYEMLQPIVKAPCRHLGGIPTIKGDRRSYYGTSYQAQFEGGWIPPVKSCGKGKSSIVFGDTRSSISSSEGKHAYTVQDMRNHRVYDKEHAAFHIHRTNIKPGDGRTRFLTVTLESFPLCERAPMKVTCPSKRTSSSLRGDEDQERSRERATTTTSRFFHTQMDIGDRPPQPDMSLSRLQTKVLLGDKHLNACFFSTTQHSDYQPPPKSQKETSSSKSHLQSHLPLNYPSKGAVTTTQGMLVPHRQQTLRPSEESLQQIKYSHLVPPWKGQCFFGTEHQEEFTPKYDGPVNICGGNFQVSSIPLGTLKKYSAQRQMVFAT, encoded by the exons ATGCGGCCCCGCCAG GGGAAAATGTCAGCAAGTGTCCAGTCTTTgatcccagccccactcacagGCATTCCCTTCTTACGGACATCACATTTTCAGATAGGATTTGACCGCAGACCTCAAGGAAGTGTTGTTGAATCTCCTTTCCGCACTGATTTCCCTCCCTTATGgggcaattacaaaccagaacCAGTTCTGCTTCCAAGTTCCAAGGGTGTTTTGAATCAGGATATAAATAAAGTCTGGGAAACCTGTTCAGAAACCCACCTGGCATTTCCAGTAAGGTCCCTGGCACAGAAGCCCAAAATTTGTCCACCAGAATCGCACCTCCAAATGCATGCAGATTCCCAGGCCAAAATTTTCACCTCAGCTGCAAGGGAAAGCTATCCCTGGCCAGATGTGACTCTGCAGGGACCAGCCTCCATCAGAGGGGATTACAGTAAGGAGGAAGATCATTTTTCCAGTGGAGATGAAGACAAACTGAAGCTCCTGCCTTCTGTCTATcgtttttcatatccagcatatGAGATGCTCCAGCCCATTGTCAAAGCACCATGCAGGCATCTAG GGGGAATTCCCACAATTAAAGGTGACAGACGCTCCTACTATGGCACTTCTTATCAAGCACAGTTTGAGGGTGGCTGGATCCCGCCTGTGAAATCCTGTGGCAAG GGCAAGTCTTCCATTGTGTTTGGAGACACCaggagcagcatcagcagcagtgaGGGGAAACATGCCTACACTGTCCAGGACATGAGGAACCACAG AGTCTATGACAAGGAGCATGCTGCCTTCCACATACACAGGACGAACATCAAGCCAGGGGATGGTCGCACAAGATTCCTTACTGTGACATTGGAGTCATTCCCACTGTGCGAGCGAG CCCCCATGAAAGTTACGTGTCCAAGCAAACGGACTTCATCGAGCCTCAGAGGTGATGAAGACCAGGAGAGGAGTCGAGAACGTGCGACCACCACCACTAGCCGATTTTTCCACACCCAG atggacataggagaccgTCCACCTCAGCCAGATATGTCACTATCGAGACTACAAACAAAAGTGCTCCTGGGTGACAAACATTTAAATGCCTGTTTCTTCAGCACAACACAGCACTCAGATTATCAGCCACCACCCAAGAGCCAGAAGGAGACCTCCAGCAGCAAAAGCCacctccagagccacctgcccttaAATTATCCAA GTAAAGGAGCTGTCACAACCACACAGGGTATGTTGGTCCCACACAGACAGCAAACACTCCGGCCCTCCGAGGAGTCATTGCAGCAG ATTAAATACTCTCATCTGGTTCCACCATGGAAGGGGCAGTGCTTCTTTGGAACTGAACATCAAGAGGAATTCACCCCCAAATATGATGGCCCTGTGAATATATGTGGGGGGAACTTCCAAGTGAGCAGCATCCCCCTGGGCACCCTGAAGAAATACAGTGCCCAAAGGCAGATGGTCTTTGCAACATAA
- the SAXO5 gene encoding stabilizer of axonemal microtubules 5 isoform X3, with the protein MSASVQSLIPAPLTGIPFLRTSHFQIGFDRRPQGSVVESPFRTDFPPLWGNYKPEPVLLPSSKGVLNQDINKVWETCSETHLAFPVRSLAQKPKICPPESHLQMHADSQAKIFTSAARESYPWPDVTLQGPASIRGDYSKEEDHFSSGDEDKLKLLPSVYRFSYPAYEMLQPIVKAPCRHLGGIPTIKGDRRSYYGTSYQAQFEGGWIPPVKSCGKGKSSIVFGDTRSSISSSEGKHAYTVQDMRNHRVYDKEHAAFHIHRTNIKPGDGRTRFLTVTLESFPLCERAPMKVTCPSKRTSSSLRGDEDQERSRERATTTTSRFFHTQMDIGDRPPQPDMSLSRLQTKVLLGDKHLNACFFSTTQHSDYQPPPKSQKETSSSKSHLQSHLPLNYPTGKGAVTTTQGMLVPHRQQTLRPSEESLQQIKYSHLVPPWKGQCFFGTEHQEEFTPKYDGPVNICGGNFQVSSIPLGTLKKYSAQRQMVFAT; encoded by the exons ATGTCAGCAAGTGTCCAGTCTTTgatcccagccccactcacagGCATTCCCTTCTTACGGACATCACATTTTCAGATAGGATTTGACCGCAGACCTCAAGGAAGTGTTGTTGAATCTCCTTTCCGCACTGATTTCCCTCCCTTATGgggcaattacaaaccagaacCAGTTCTGCTTCCAAGTTCCAAGGGTGTTTTGAATCAGGATATAAATAAAGTCTGGGAAACCTGTTCAGAAACCCACCTGGCATTTCCAGTAAGGTCCCTGGCACAGAAGCCCAAAATTTGTCCACCAGAATCGCACCTCCAAATGCATGCAGATTCCCAGGCCAAAATTTTCACCTCAGCTGCAAGGGAAAGCTATCCCTGGCCAGATGTGACTCTGCAGGGACCAGCCTCCATCAGAGGGGATTACAGTAAGGAGGAAGATCATTTTTCCAGTGGAGATGAAGACAAACTGAAGCTCCTGCCTTCTGTCTATcgtttttcatatccagcatatGAGATGCTCCAGCCCATTGTCAAAGCACCATGCAGGCATCTAG GGGGAATTCCCACAATTAAAGGTGACAGACGCTCCTACTATGGCACTTCTTATCAAGCACAGTTTGAGGGTGGCTGGATCCCGCCTGTGAAATCCTGTGGCAAG GGCAAGTCTTCCATTGTGTTTGGAGACACCaggagcagcatcagcagcagtgaGGGGAAACATGCCTACACTGTCCAGGACATGAGGAACCACAG AGTCTATGACAAGGAGCATGCTGCCTTCCACATACACAGGACGAACATCAAGCCAGGGGATGGTCGCACAAGATTCCTTACTGTGACATTGGAGTCATTCCCACTGTGCGAGCGAG CCCCCATGAAAGTTACGTGTCCAAGCAAACGGACTTCATCGAGCCTCAGAGGTGATGAAGACCAGGAGAGGAGTCGAGAACGTGCGACCACCACCACTAGCCGATTTTTCCACACCCAG atggacataggagaccgTCCACCTCAGCCAGATATGTCACTATCGAGACTACAAACAAAAGTGCTCCTGGGTGACAAACATTTAAATGCCTGTTTCTTCAGCACAACACAGCACTCAGATTATCAGCCACCACCCAAGAGCCAGAAGGAGACCTCCAGCAGCAAAAGCCacctccagagccacctgcccttaAATTATCCAA CAGGTAAAGGAGCTGTCACAACCACACAGGGTATGTTGGTCCCACACAGACAGCAAACACTCCGGCCCTCCGAGGAGTCATTGCAGCAG ATTAAATACTCTCATCTGGTTCCACCATGGAAGGGGCAGTGCTTCTTTGGAACTGAACATCAAGAGGAATTCACCCCCAAATATGATGGCCCTGTGAATATATGTGGGGGGAACTTCCAAGTGAGCAGCATCCCCCTGGGCACCCTGAAGAAATACAGTGCCCAAAGGCAGATGGTCTTTGCAACATAA
- the PEX11G gene encoding peroxisomal membrane protein 11C isoform X3, protein MVVAASLLGDLVSVLDSYRGRDRVIRTLCYGCQLAGGVLARKGPRESEMGRRLLAVSAQLSHCRTVLRLFDDLAMLAYSRQYGLGAKTSSVTMSVTRHENRKSCSSSGSMNIQLFHKPGHADSLLTQLNLLRKRCLFTDVVLRAGSQAFPCHRAVLASCSRYFDAMFSGGLKESRDTEVNFHDSLHPEVLELLLDYTYSARVLINEENAESLLEAGDMLQFQDLRDAAADFLEKNLHPANCLNMLLLADAHCCKRLRELAWRMALAHFAALCQTEDFLRLPKDELLELVESEELEVEDESLVYEAVLGWIRYDLPQRHEDLPQLLRSVRLALLPESYLRNQVATEELVTSHKLGGEIVANAVRCKMKLLQNDGLVTGLCAQPRKVSQALLLLGGQTFVCDKIYMVDRQTSQIIPHTDIPSPRKECSACALGCRVYVTGGKGSTNGASKDVWVYDTLHDEWAKAAPMLVARFGHGSAELDQCLYVVGGHTAASSSFPASPSVSLKQVELYDPHSDKWSLVAPLREGVSNAAVVGTKRKLFVFGGTSVSQEKLPKVQCFDTAQNRWTTPASCPQPWRYTAAAVMGNHVIVIGGDTEFSASSAYRFHSDTYQWSKFGDVTTKRISCRAVTTGNRLYVVGGYCGAQRCKTLDCYDPSSDTWSSVSTVPYSLIPTAFVSTWTYLSA, encoded by the exons ATGGTGGTGGCTGCGAGCCTGCTCGGAGACCTGGTCTCGGTGCTGGACTCGTACCGGGGCCGCGACCGCGTG ATCCGCACCCTGTGCTATggctgccagctggctgggggggtcCTGGCCCGGAAAGGTCCCAGAGAGTCAGAGATGGGCAGGAGGCTCCTGGCTGTGTCAGCCCAGCTGAGCCACTGCCGGACGGTGCTGCGCCTCTTTGATGACCTCGCCATGCTCGCCTACAGCCGCCAGTATGGGCTGGGCGCTAAG accagcTCTGTGACCATGTCAGTCACCAGGCACGAGAACCGCAagtcctgctccagctctggctccatgaACATCCAGCTCTTCCACAAGCCAGGCCACGCCGATAGCCTCCTGACTCAGCTCAACCTACTGCGCAAGCGGTGCCTCTTCACCGATGTGGTGCTgcgagcagggagccaggctttCCCCTGCCACCGGGCTGTGCTGGCCTCCTGCAGCCGGTACTTCGATGCCATGTTCAGCGGGGGCCTGAAGGAGAGCAGAGATACCGAAGTCAACTTCCATGACTCCCTGcacccagaggtgctggagctgctgctggactaCACCTACTCAGCCCGGGTGCTGATCAACGAGGAGAACGCGGAGTCCCTGCTGGAGGCTGGTGACATGCTGCAGTTCCAGGACCTCCGTGACGCTGCAGCAGACTTCCTGGAGAAGAACCTGCACCCAGCCAACTGCCTGAACATGTTGCTGCTGGCAGACGCCCACTGCTGCAAGAGGCTCCGGGAGCTGGCCTGGAGGATGGCGCTGGCCCACTTCGCTGCTCTCTGCCAGACAGAGGACTTTCTGCGCCTGCCCAAGGAcgagctgctggagctggtggagagcgaggagctggaggtggaggacGAGAGCCTGGTGTATGAGGCGGTCCTGGGCTGGATCCGGTACGACTTACCCCAGCGGCACGAGGACTTGCCTCAGCTGTTGCGCTCAGTTCGTCTCGCCCTCCTGCCAGAGTCTTATCTGCGGAACCAGGTGGCCACGGAAGAGCTGGTGACTAGCCACAAGTTGGGCGGGGAGATCGTGGCCAACGCAGTGCGCTGCAAGATGAAGCTCCTTCAGAACGACGGGCTGGTGACAGGTTTATGTGCCCAGCCCCGGAAGGTcagtcaggccctgctgctgctcggggGCCAGACCTTCGTGTGCGACAAAATCTACATGGTGGACCGCCAAACCAGTCAGATAATCCCCCACACTGACATCCCCAGCCCTCGCAAGGAGTGCAGCGCCTGTGCCCTCGGCTGCCGAGTGTATGTCACCGGTGGCAAGGGCTCCACGAACGGTGCCTCCAAAGACGTCTGGGTCTACGACACGCTGCACGATGAGTGGGCCAAAGCTGCGCCCATGCTGGTGGCCCGCTTTGGCCATGGCTCTGCTGAGCTGGACCAATGTCTGTACGTGGTGGGCGGCCACACGGCAGCCAGTAGCTCCTTCCCAGCTTCGCCCTCTGTTTCTCTCAAGCAGGTCGAGCTCTATGACCCTCACTCAGACAAGTGGTCCCTGGTGGCCCCGCTCCGGGAGGGGGTGAGCAATGCGGCTGTGGTGGGCACCAAGAGGAAACTCTTTGTCTTTGGGGGCACCAGTGTGAGCCAGGAGAAGCTGCCCAAAGTGCAGTGCTTTGACACTGCCCAGAACCGCTGGACCACGCCTGCCAGCTGTCCTCAGCCCTGGCGCTACACAGCTGCTGCCGTGATGGGCAACCATGTGATTGTGATAGGGGGGGACACAGAGTTCTCGGCCAGCTCTGCGTACCGCTTCCACAGTGACACCTATCAGTGGTCCAAGTTTGGGGATGTGACCACCAAGCGTATCAGCTGTCGTGCCGTCACCACAGGGAACAGGCTCTACGTGGTTGGGGGCTATTGCGGTGCCCAGCGCTGCAAGACTTTGGACTGCTATGACCCCTCCTCCGACACCTGGAGCAGCGTCAGCACAGTGCCTTACTCCCTCATCCCAACTGCCTTTGTCAGCACCTGGACGTACCTGTCTGCCTGA